From one Triticum urartu cultivar G1812 chromosome 3, Tu2.1, whole genome shotgun sequence genomic stretch:
- the LOC125542855 gene encoding DEAD-box ATP-dependent RNA helicase 40-like isoform X2: MAGAEAAADSSGPRFAPDDPTLPAPWKALIDGETLYYWNPETNLTQYDKPGAAAPPLPAAAPTPAPGAFAQPGMQQQQPPQQQQQPQQTAQQPPFQYQGQQAQQPPFQYQGQQAQQPLFQYQQQQEQMPNQQGSQQPVAPQYPNAHQQPMPYQHGHYMQPQQQYSYQVGQQPQMPQTQYNQGQQMPIPQAANQGQQPTMPPGAYNQGQRPPMPQAAYSHGQRPPMPQSAYNQGQQPQMPHASYNQGQQLQGTRMPQTQVQHTQQSPGFHQPAQASQGLQASQPQVPQMSPQQGQLQHGFQFTPQQGKQPHHGHLVSQHGQQNTTVKVDAGAHHEGKQTGFSLPLSQQHGQVPLPNQTLPSSHQRPEAHNQLNIHGVGGPPYPAKHHLGGSSPGETNNVSFLSAPAQTHQGGVDTNYRQQLASSHVVPNHIAPSPGRPPIGFKRGNSEDQFEKNEALSSGRFDGINALHQQPKPAALPPPQNHLDMRNGPPYSQPDNFGGYNMAPPHLVQNPLNNGPFPIGALARPPSGTFSPPDFPSVASVDAYRQHHEVTAVGENVPPPFMTFEATGFPPEILSEVHAAGFLNPTPIQAQTWPVALQSRDIVAIAKTGSGKTLGYLIPAFVHLRRCQNNPMSGPTVLVLAPTRELASQIQDEAIKFGRSSRVSCTCLYGGAPKGPQLRELERGADIVVATPGRLNDILEMRKISLHQISLLVLDEADRMLDMGFEPQIRKIVDEIPRNRQTLMYTATWPKEVTKIAGDLLRNPVQINIGSIDELVANKSITQYVEMVPPMDKQRRLEQILRAEERGSKIIIFCSTKKMCDQLARSIGRSFGAASIHGDKSQGERDHILGQFRTGIVPVLVATDVAARGLDIKDIRVVINYDFPTGIEDYVHRIGRTGRAGATGVAYTFFSEQDWKYAADLVKVLDGTGQQVPPELQQMAARGASGAPRNQAGGMSRWDSPGGGSRFESAVGGPGGYGGIREGPGGFGGRDGPGGFIDRDGPGRFGDRDGPGRFGGRETPDGFGGRDGPGGFDGRMGPGPGGFGGREGPGGFGGREGPGPSGFSGRGGRGSDGFGRRGGASPGRFGGHGGRGDSPGFGGRGRGDSSGFGGRGRGDFSGGRGGRGRGFGGRGRSDRGPHDRFISDGRGRYDGRRGFDKGRGRSYSRSPDRSRSRGYDRRSDSRSLSSRSRSRSRSWSRSRSRSRSWSRSRSRSRSRSRSRDQGPVERRPRVRSGFDVLPPATEAGAAVTGPLPVPLPGSVSDGTAPIPRQSLADASDMSPMSPGGLVHVQEGAPFMGGNDANISSRQADQPSQATDLAIPLSFSATANFPGPAVQQDAP; the protein is encoded by the exons ATGGCGGGAGCAGAGGCTGCCGCGGATTCATCGGGCCCGCGGTTCGCCCCTGACGACCCGACGCTCCCTGCGCCTTGGAAAGCACTAATCGACGGCGAGACGCTCTACTACTGGAACCCTGAGACCAACCTCACTCAGTATGACAAGCCGGGTGCGGCCGCGCCTCCCTTGCCCGCGGCTGCGCCCACGCCAGCGCCCGGGGCTTTTGCGCAGCCTGGCATGCAGCAGCAACAGCCcccgcagcagcagcagcagccgcaaCAGACGGCACAGCAACCGCCGTTTCAGTATCAAGGTCAGCAAGCACAGCAACCGCCGTTTCAGTATCAAGGTCAGCAAGCACAGCAACCGCTGTTTCAGTATCAACAGCAGCAAGAACAGATGCCGAACCAGCAAGGGTCACAACAGCCAGTAGCTCCTCAGTACCCAAACGCTCATCAGCAGCCAATGCCATATCAGCACGGTCATTATATGCAACCCCAGCAGCAATATTCATATCAGGTGGGCCAGCAGCCACAAATGCCGCAAACTCAGTATAATCAAGGCCAGCAGATGCCAATCCCGCAAGCTGCCAATCAAGGTCAGCAGCCAACGATGCCACCAGGAGCTTACAATCAAGGTCAGCGTCCACCGATGCCGCAAGCTGCCTACAGTCATGGCCAGCGCCCCCCTATGCCACAATCTGCCTACAATCAAGGCCAGCAGCCACAAATGCCGCATGCTTCTTACAATCAAGGTCAGCAGTTGCAGGGAACAAGGATGCCTCAGACTCAAGTGCAACACACACAACAATCACCAGGCTTTCATCAACCTGCCCAGGCTTCACAAGGCTTGCAAGCTTCACAGCCTCAAGTACCTCAAATGTCCCCCCAACAGGGCCAACTCCAGCATGGCTTCCAGTTCACCCCTCAACAGGGAAAACAACCACATCATGGTCATCTTGTCTCCCAACATGGGCAACAAAATACCACGGTGAAGGTTGATGCAGGAGCTCATCATGAAGGAAAGCAGACTGGCTTTTCCTTACCGCTTAGTCAGCAGCATGGCCAAGTTCCTCTTCCAAACCAGACGTTGCCTTCAAGTCATCAACGTCCTGAAGCCCATAATCAACTAAATATTCATGGAGTCGGAGGGCCACCATATCCTGCAAAGCATCATCTTGGTGGATCATCCCCAGGTGAAACTAATAACGTTAGTTTCTTGAGCGCGCCTGCTCAAACACATCAAGGCGGAGTGGATACTAACTACCGGCAACAACTGGCTAGTAGCCATGTAGTTCCCAATCATATTGCTCCTTCACCGGGTCGACCTCCAATAGGTTTCAAGAGGGGCAATAGTGAAGATCAATTTGAAAAAAATGAGGCTCTCTCCTCTGGGAGGTTTGATGGAATAAATGCTCTCCATCAGCAGCCAAAACCTGCCGCTCTTCCACCCCCACAAAATCACCTG GATATGAGGAATGGCCCACCTTATTCCCAGCCAGATAATTTTGGGGGTTATAACATGGCACCTCCACATTTGGTACAAAACCCACTTAACAATGGTCCATTTCCTATCGGAGCTTTAGCGAGGCCACCATCCGGAACATTTTCTCCTCCTGATTTCCCAAGTGTCGCTTCAGTAGATGCATATCGTCAACACCATGAAGTAACTGCAGTG GGTGAGAATGTTCCTCCTCCATTTATGACATTTGAGGCTACTGGATTCCCCCCAGAGATCCTGAGCGAG GTTCATGCTGCTGGCTTCTTAAACCCCACCCCAATTCAGGCTCAAACATGGCCTGTTGCACTTCAAAGCAGGGACATAGTAGCCATTGCCAAGACGGGATCAGGGAAGACACTGGGGTACCTTATTCCTGCTTTTGTACATCTGAGGAGATGCCAAAACAATCCAATGTCGGGCCCTACAGTGTTGGTTTTGGCCCCTACTCGTGAGCTTGCTTCACAAATACAAGATGAAGCAATTAAGTTTGGTCGATCATCTAGAGTATCATGCACA TGCCTGTATGGTGGAGCTCCAAAGGGACCTCAGCTCAGAGAACTTGAGCGTGGAGCAGATATTGTGGTAGCTACACCTGGACGACTCAATGATATCCTGGAAATGAGGAAGATTAGCCTCCATCAGATTTCATTACTTGTGCTTGATGAAGCTGACCGCATGCTTGACATGGGCTTTGAGCCACAAATACGGAAGATTGTTGACGAGATTCCTCGTAATAGACAAACTCTGATGTACACTGCCACTTGGCCAAAGGAGGTTACAAAAATAGCTGGGGATTTATTGAGAAATCCTGTCCAGATCAATATTGGTAGCATTGATGAACTTGTTGCCAACAAATCCATCACACAG TATGTAGAGATGGTTCCACCCATGGATAAGCAACGTCGCTTGGAGCAGATTCTTAGAGCGGAAGAAAGGGGCTCAAAGATCATCATATTTTGCTCAACCAAGAAAATGTGCGATCAGCTTGCTCGTAGCATTGGTCGTAGTTTTGGTGCTGCAAGCATTCACGGCGACAAATCACAGGGTGAAAGGGATCATATTCTGGGTCAGTTTCGGACTGGTATTGTGCCAGTATTAGTGGCCACAGATGTTGCTGCTCGTGGACTTGACATCAAAGACATCAG AGTGGTGATCAATTATGACTTCCCAACTGGGATCGAAGACTATGTGCATCGCATAGGGCGTACAGGAAGGGCTGGGGCTACTGGAGTTGCATACACTTTCTTCTCTGAGCAAGATTGGAAATATGCTGCTGATTTGGTGAAAGTTTTGGATGGTACTGGTCAGCAGGTACCTCCAGAGCTGCAACAGATGGCTGCACGGGGTGCATCTGGTGCTCCAAGAAACCAGGCTGGTGGCATGAGCCGTTGGGATAGTCCTGGTGGCGGTAGTCGTTTTGAATCTGCTGTTGGCGGCCCTGGTGGTTATGGTGGAATTAGGGAGGGCCCTGGAGGCTTTGGTGGTCGAGATGGGCCAGGTGGATTTATTGATCGGGATGGCCCGGGCAGATTTGGTGATCGAGATGGCCCCGGCCGCTTTGGTGGTCGAGAGACTCCTGACGGCTTTGGTGGTCGGGATGGCCCTGGTGGCTTCGATGGACGGATGGGCCCTGGTCCTGGTGGATTTGGTGGAAGGGAGGGGCCTGGTGGATTTGGTGGAAGGGAGGGTCCTGGACCCAGTGGCTTCAGCGGGAGAGGGGGGCGTGGGTCTGATGGCTTTGGCAGGAGAGGTGGAGCGAGCCCTGGTAGATTTGGTGGTCACGGTGGCAGGGGTGATTCTCCTGGTTTTGGTGGTCGTGGTAGGGGTGATTCTTCTGGTTTTGGTGGACGAGGCCGGGGTGATTTCTCTGGTGGACGTGGTGGAAGAGGGCGTGGATTTGGAGGACGGGGACGTTCTGACCGAGGTCCACATGATCGTTTTATCTCAGATGGACGTGGAAGGTATGATGGCCGTCGAGGATTTGACAAGGGTCGAGGCAGGAGCTACAGCCGTAGCCCAGATAGAAGCCGCTCGCGAGGCTATGACAGAAGAAGTGATAGCAGGAGCCTAAGTAGTAGGAGCAGAAGCCGTAGCAGAAGCTGGTCACGCAGCAGGAGCCGCAGCAGGAGTTGGTCACGGAGCCGCAGCCGTAGTCGCAGCAGGAGCAGAAGCCGTGATCAGGGTCCAGTAGAACGCAGGCCGCGGGTAAGATCTGGTTTTGATGTGCTGCCACCTGCAACTGAAGCTGGAGCTGCTGTAACTGGGCCACTTCCTGTACCACTACCTGGTTCAGTGTCTGATGGTACTGCACCCATACCTAGACAATCGCTGGCGGACGCATCTGATATGTCACCTATGTCGCCTGGTGGCTTGGTCCATGTCCAGGAGGGTGCACCGTTCATGGGTGGGAACGATGCCAACATTAGCAGCAGACAGGCTGACCAGCCTTCCCAAGCGACTGATCTAGCAATACCACTGAGCTTCTCTGCAACTGCAAATTTTCCAGGGCCGGCAGTTCAGCAGGATGCCCCATGA
- the LOC125542855 gene encoding DEAD-box ATP-dependent RNA helicase 40-like isoform X1: protein MAGAEAAADSSGPRFAPDDPTLPAPWKALIDGETLYYWNPETNLTQYDKPGAAAPPLPAAAPTPAPGAFAQPGMQQQQPPQQQQQPQQTAQQPPFQYQGQQAQQPPFQYQGQQAQQPLFQYQQQQEQMPNQQGSQQPVAPQYPNAHQQPMPYQHGHYMQPQQQYSYQVGQQPQMPQTQYNQGQQMPIPQAANQGQQPTMPPGAYNQGQRPPMPQAAYSHGQRPPMPQSAYNQGQQPQMPHASYNQGQQLQGTRMPQTQVQHTQQSPGFHQPAQASQGLQASQPQVPQMSPQQGQLQHGFQFTPQQGKQPHHGHLVSQHGQQNTTVKVDAGAHHEGKQTGFSLPLSQQHGQVPLPNQTLPSSHQRPEAHNQLNIHGVGGPPYPAKHHLGGSSPGETNNVSFLSAPAQTHQGGVDTNYRQQLASSHVVPNHIAPSPGRPPIGFKRGNSEDQFEKNEALSSGRFDGINALHQQPKPAALPPPQNHLQDMRNGPPYSQPDNFGGYNMAPPHLVQNPLNNGPFPIGALARPPSGTFSPPDFPSVASVDAYRQHHEVTAVGENVPPPFMTFEATGFPPEILSEVHAAGFLNPTPIQAQTWPVALQSRDIVAIAKTGSGKTLGYLIPAFVHLRRCQNNPMSGPTVLVLAPTRELASQIQDEAIKFGRSSRVSCTCLYGGAPKGPQLRELERGADIVVATPGRLNDILEMRKISLHQISLLVLDEADRMLDMGFEPQIRKIVDEIPRNRQTLMYTATWPKEVTKIAGDLLRNPVQINIGSIDELVANKSITQYVEMVPPMDKQRRLEQILRAEERGSKIIIFCSTKKMCDQLARSIGRSFGAASIHGDKSQGERDHILGQFRTGIVPVLVATDVAARGLDIKDIRVVINYDFPTGIEDYVHRIGRTGRAGATGVAYTFFSEQDWKYAADLVKVLDGTGQQVPPELQQMAARGASGAPRNQAGGMSRWDSPGGGSRFESAVGGPGGYGGIREGPGGFGGRDGPGGFIDRDGPGRFGDRDGPGRFGGRETPDGFGGRDGPGGFDGRMGPGPGGFGGREGPGGFGGREGPGPSGFSGRGGRGSDGFGRRGGASPGRFGGHGGRGDSPGFGGRGRGDSSGFGGRGRGDFSGGRGGRGRGFGGRGRSDRGPHDRFISDGRGRYDGRRGFDKGRGRSYSRSPDRSRSRGYDRRSDSRSLSSRSRSRSRSWSRSRSRSRSWSRSRSRSRSRSRSRDQGPVERRPRVRSGFDVLPPATEAGAAVTGPLPVPLPGSVSDGTAPIPRQSLADASDMSPMSPGGLVHVQEGAPFMGGNDANISSRQADQPSQATDLAIPLSFSATANFPGPAVQQDAP, encoded by the exons ATGGCGGGAGCAGAGGCTGCCGCGGATTCATCGGGCCCGCGGTTCGCCCCTGACGACCCGACGCTCCCTGCGCCTTGGAAAGCACTAATCGACGGCGAGACGCTCTACTACTGGAACCCTGAGACCAACCTCACTCAGTATGACAAGCCGGGTGCGGCCGCGCCTCCCTTGCCCGCGGCTGCGCCCACGCCAGCGCCCGGGGCTTTTGCGCAGCCTGGCATGCAGCAGCAACAGCCcccgcagcagcagcagcagccgcaaCAGACGGCACAGCAACCGCCGTTTCAGTATCAAGGTCAGCAAGCACAGCAACCGCCGTTTCAGTATCAAGGTCAGCAAGCACAGCAACCGCTGTTTCAGTATCAACAGCAGCAAGAACAGATGCCGAACCAGCAAGGGTCACAACAGCCAGTAGCTCCTCAGTACCCAAACGCTCATCAGCAGCCAATGCCATATCAGCACGGTCATTATATGCAACCCCAGCAGCAATATTCATATCAGGTGGGCCAGCAGCCACAAATGCCGCAAACTCAGTATAATCAAGGCCAGCAGATGCCAATCCCGCAAGCTGCCAATCAAGGTCAGCAGCCAACGATGCCACCAGGAGCTTACAATCAAGGTCAGCGTCCACCGATGCCGCAAGCTGCCTACAGTCATGGCCAGCGCCCCCCTATGCCACAATCTGCCTACAATCAAGGCCAGCAGCCACAAATGCCGCATGCTTCTTACAATCAAGGTCAGCAGTTGCAGGGAACAAGGATGCCTCAGACTCAAGTGCAACACACACAACAATCACCAGGCTTTCATCAACCTGCCCAGGCTTCACAAGGCTTGCAAGCTTCACAGCCTCAAGTACCTCAAATGTCCCCCCAACAGGGCCAACTCCAGCATGGCTTCCAGTTCACCCCTCAACAGGGAAAACAACCACATCATGGTCATCTTGTCTCCCAACATGGGCAACAAAATACCACGGTGAAGGTTGATGCAGGAGCTCATCATGAAGGAAAGCAGACTGGCTTTTCCTTACCGCTTAGTCAGCAGCATGGCCAAGTTCCTCTTCCAAACCAGACGTTGCCTTCAAGTCATCAACGTCCTGAAGCCCATAATCAACTAAATATTCATGGAGTCGGAGGGCCACCATATCCTGCAAAGCATCATCTTGGTGGATCATCCCCAGGTGAAACTAATAACGTTAGTTTCTTGAGCGCGCCTGCTCAAACACATCAAGGCGGAGTGGATACTAACTACCGGCAACAACTGGCTAGTAGCCATGTAGTTCCCAATCATATTGCTCCTTCACCGGGTCGACCTCCAATAGGTTTCAAGAGGGGCAATAGTGAAGATCAATTTGAAAAAAATGAGGCTCTCTCCTCTGGGAGGTTTGATGGAATAAATGCTCTCCATCAGCAGCCAAAACCTGCCGCTCTTCCACCCCCACAAAATCACCTG CAGGATATGAGGAATGGCCCACCTTATTCCCAGCCAGATAATTTTGGGGGTTATAACATGGCACCTCCACATTTGGTACAAAACCCACTTAACAATGGTCCATTTCCTATCGGAGCTTTAGCGAGGCCACCATCCGGAACATTTTCTCCTCCTGATTTCCCAAGTGTCGCTTCAGTAGATGCATATCGTCAACACCATGAAGTAACTGCAGTG GGTGAGAATGTTCCTCCTCCATTTATGACATTTGAGGCTACTGGATTCCCCCCAGAGATCCTGAGCGAG GTTCATGCTGCTGGCTTCTTAAACCCCACCCCAATTCAGGCTCAAACATGGCCTGTTGCACTTCAAAGCAGGGACATAGTAGCCATTGCCAAGACGGGATCAGGGAAGACACTGGGGTACCTTATTCCTGCTTTTGTACATCTGAGGAGATGCCAAAACAATCCAATGTCGGGCCCTACAGTGTTGGTTTTGGCCCCTACTCGTGAGCTTGCTTCACAAATACAAGATGAAGCAATTAAGTTTGGTCGATCATCTAGAGTATCATGCACA TGCCTGTATGGTGGAGCTCCAAAGGGACCTCAGCTCAGAGAACTTGAGCGTGGAGCAGATATTGTGGTAGCTACACCTGGACGACTCAATGATATCCTGGAAATGAGGAAGATTAGCCTCCATCAGATTTCATTACTTGTGCTTGATGAAGCTGACCGCATGCTTGACATGGGCTTTGAGCCACAAATACGGAAGATTGTTGACGAGATTCCTCGTAATAGACAAACTCTGATGTACACTGCCACTTGGCCAAAGGAGGTTACAAAAATAGCTGGGGATTTATTGAGAAATCCTGTCCAGATCAATATTGGTAGCATTGATGAACTTGTTGCCAACAAATCCATCACACAG TATGTAGAGATGGTTCCACCCATGGATAAGCAACGTCGCTTGGAGCAGATTCTTAGAGCGGAAGAAAGGGGCTCAAAGATCATCATATTTTGCTCAACCAAGAAAATGTGCGATCAGCTTGCTCGTAGCATTGGTCGTAGTTTTGGTGCTGCAAGCATTCACGGCGACAAATCACAGGGTGAAAGGGATCATATTCTGGGTCAGTTTCGGACTGGTATTGTGCCAGTATTAGTGGCCACAGATGTTGCTGCTCGTGGACTTGACATCAAAGACATCAG AGTGGTGATCAATTATGACTTCCCAACTGGGATCGAAGACTATGTGCATCGCATAGGGCGTACAGGAAGGGCTGGGGCTACTGGAGTTGCATACACTTTCTTCTCTGAGCAAGATTGGAAATATGCTGCTGATTTGGTGAAAGTTTTGGATGGTACTGGTCAGCAGGTACCTCCAGAGCTGCAACAGATGGCTGCACGGGGTGCATCTGGTGCTCCAAGAAACCAGGCTGGTGGCATGAGCCGTTGGGATAGTCCTGGTGGCGGTAGTCGTTTTGAATCTGCTGTTGGCGGCCCTGGTGGTTATGGTGGAATTAGGGAGGGCCCTGGAGGCTTTGGTGGTCGAGATGGGCCAGGTGGATTTATTGATCGGGATGGCCCGGGCAGATTTGGTGATCGAGATGGCCCCGGCCGCTTTGGTGGTCGAGAGACTCCTGACGGCTTTGGTGGTCGGGATGGCCCTGGTGGCTTCGATGGACGGATGGGCCCTGGTCCTGGTGGATTTGGTGGAAGGGAGGGGCCTGGTGGATTTGGTGGAAGGGAGGGTCCTGGACCCAGTGGCTTCAGCGGGAGAGGGGGGCGTGGGTCTGATGGCTTTGGCAGGAGAGGTGGAGCGAGCCCTGGTAGATTTGGTGGTCACGGTGGCAGGGGTGATTCTCCTGGTTTTGGTGGTCGTGGTAGGGGTGATTCTTCTGGTTTTGGTGGACGAGGCCGGGGTGATTTCTCTGGTGGACGTGGTGGAAGAGGGCGTGGATTTGGAGGACGGGGACGTTCTGACCGAGGTCCACATGATCGTTTTATCTCAGATGGACGTGGAAGGTATGATGGCCGTCGAGGATTTGACAAGGGTCGAGGCAGGAGCTACAGCCGTAGCCCAGATAGAAGCCGCTCGCGAGGCTATGACAGAAGAAGTGATAGCAGGAGCCTAAGTAGTAGGAGCAGAAGCCGTAGCAGAAGCTGGTCACGCAGCAGGAGCCGCAGCAGGAGTTGGTCACGGAGCCGCAGCCGTAGTCGCAGCAGGAGCAGAAGCCGTGATCAGGGTCCAGTAGAACGCAGGCCGCGGGTAAGATCTGGTTTTGATGTGCTGCCACCTGCAACTGAAGCTGGAGCTGCTGTAACTGGGCCACTTCCTGTACCACTACCTGGTTCAGTGTCTGATGGTACTGCACCCATACCTAGACAATCGCTGGCGGACGCATCTGATATGTCACCTATGTCGCCTGGTGGCTTGGTCCATGTCCAGGAGGGTGCACCGTTCATGGGTGGGAACGATGCCAACATTAGCAGCAGACAGGCTGACCAGCCTTCCCAAGCGACTGATCTAGCAATACCACTGAGCTTCTCTGCAACTGCAAATTTTCCAGGGCCGGCAGTTCAGCAGGATGCCCCATGA